From the genome of Thermogutta terrifontis, one region includes:
- a CDS encoding helix-turn-helix domain-containing protein: MAKSDKTRQLRLAQRNAIELLLAGKTDQEVAEAVGVSRQTINSWRNKDELFRAALDARRQELWGAYVERLRQLIGRALQVLEADLLQDDDRRLRQSAAVHVLKCVGLYGANLEPTNPTERWLFDDWTDARLERALKRFWDDGFTES; this comes from the coding sequence ATGGCAAAATCCGACAAAACCCGACAGTTGCGGCTGGCACAGAGGAACGCGATTGAGCTTCTCTTGGCCGGTAAGACCGATCAGGAAGTGGCTGAGGCGGTGGGCGTTAGTCGCCAAACAATAAACTCGTGGCGAAACAAGGACGAACTCTTCCGGGCGGCCCTGGATGCCCGCCGACAAGAACTCTGGGGGGCCTACGTGGAGCGGTTACGACAATTGATAGGCCGCGCCCTTCAGGTGTTGGAGGCTGACTTGCTTCAAGATGACGACCGACGGCTACGGCAATCAGCGGCGGTGCATGTCCTCAAGTGCGTGGGACTTTACGGAGCGAACCTGGAACCCACGAATCCCACGGAGCGGTGGCTCTTTGACGACTGGACCGACGCGCGGTTGGAAAGGGCGTTGAAGCGCTTTTGGGATGATGGCTTTACAGAAAGTTGA
- a CDS encoding helix-turn-helix transcriptional regulator, translated as MQRQILEFLSPAELAKRLNVSRRTVFRFVSAGKLPQPLRLSKRTVRWRWADVEEFLAKHERPKRGGGRR; from the coding sequence ATGCAACGACAGATTTTGGAATTCCTTTCCCCGGCTGAGCTGGCGAAACGCTTGAACGTTTCCCGTCGCACAGTGTTTCGTTTTGTCAGCGCCGGCAAACTGCCCCAACCGCTCCGGCTGAGCAAGCGCACCGTCCGGTGGCGGTGGGCCGACGTCGAAGAGTTTCTTGCTAAACATGAGCGGCCCAAGCGGGGGGGAGGGCGGCGATGA
- a CDS encoding DUF2380 domain-containing protein, which yields MAPREMLAGGVLLTRFYGDGAHLVVNYDVVGEDVQPFEVGIYCSAGTAASETLVASARVSKPAELAAGTGHSLAIKATFDDLEDDYVLVAKIEAGSKPSPSAGDEPSQAKDSRVFGGGVFVARDGTLHVHGTPGDDQVSVAVADNGGVRVRLNDTWYSYKPHEVSSVHIRTHAGDDVVATSALVSVPVWVFGGSGSDYVLGGSGDDLVVGGTGDNRLYGGPGNDILVGGEGNDYLHGGEGEDILHGGGGENTLVAAQGEDVVGSGAGQRLLDARSATTLDAVGDADGLVEALQVASGDHSGFWLPSETSSGSRRSSGRLVWVDEALAGTSGVGVAVDQQQGGLPLKRELPVSGAAAAAAGSHGVGVAGDHIGGGPVLKRDTTVEEEEFARLPATRGGVARPEGAAAGNPVGRLISLGSLTAPGAAVDRDPARQGRSVGTSRKEWGGKESRNYGAGFAAAQPGLSDRHGFGLVTPSAFEPAAADLRAHTRAGSGLITLSSGTGSGSASGSGGSGFASGSSSASGGSGSASGSGSASGGAGSASGEIAQPVFQPPRHVLHTGYVVDPAVPFIPAEIGNYSSTTEETTTTEETWQEGGITYTATIVKDSTLSITATFGAGNAWTYVESLVSSYTVTTTGSDGSTAYESGTYQYTFIASGTTDSSGIVETTSYTFTASGSSSASGSVTQSYSSGAWSDTTTYRWRWSGGFQDTVSNTTDLAAGSGSGSASGSGWASFSYSASGSYFYTFDGGSAGGTLIASGSEGMSYGYAITAASSDGQWSKAGNATVNENGSADYSHTGTGSYAASGTGAMSSSGSGSASGVPFEFEWSYNGSLSETAIHTSSYQGTTQFSLATGGTWQATAGSLTGTGSVTWSYSAGGSYSYQFDGGSVSGLFSASGSERFSYHYSVSASNFNGQWTESGTASLTQTGSATATYSGSGSFAMSGQASASGGGSGYSWSYSGTISENGSDRSSYTATTQLVLDGQGAWQPTTGSASGSGTNQWSYTWQGSYSYGGDGVSISGSFTDSGNDAFSYGYSVTGDYADGQWDETGTATVTLSGQNSFSYSETGTLPLAGEGWSLTGTLSSSGSQDSSWSYGLDLALDTQGTWQATSGSGGSSGLGEVHQSFTGNGNYSYALGNGTISGVFNLTVSEHVAPYMFSTSATYAGGQWSETGNATAIIAGQGNSSYTGTGTVGMSGNQWNASITISENGSDGYLYQYTLGYLLDDQATWTLNTASGGIDGSGLANRFYSADGSYWYDVGLSTITGDFSEYAEDHLAYSYTTTDTAAGGVWVHSGFGTWNDHGRGNRSFSANSPYVTADGYSGTIHESGYESFNYNYMGNPALDTEGNWYWATGSGQASGNGHWTFNRTGSKPYSRTDGETYSVTGTKSENITDQISYSYSTLAAVNGQGSWVLNGGATAQAEGQATWSYSASGSFSSSSSASGYSTSYNATTSENGSTGSGYNFSLNFELVDVNWMPTTGQGTVTATREEHFSHTGTRQTEERVNWSSLGGGGNRTESRTLTQGQTKDLTYQRTDHYIWAPGSASASGSGSASGSAASPWRLTQIEEWGSGIATRQLDYDYSGSGSSWAQWGDANEGGSGSGSWYAVRSIYQESHSTESLNRTITFNASGQASSSGTNVRSASASGQADSFYHSEWADYWWSGPETWANGGSYQNATYDDYTYQYQWTKTWQGQGDGTVASSATNHVTGMENGAATGWSFWSITWGSGSGSGSGSGPGSGSGSGSGSGSGPGSGSGTSSSTSWSTSWNHSYDQTVTYPGFYEYRYYGQDYGGCGEEDYIAYMGDAFYDNPGSDTGFFPFAYSEQEYLFATQPDGASSQGLSSPHRPQRLGSPGRTLHSAGRANAVRQALLKESPQLSCRESSQYYENQQNAPSLSSGSGSATVLGQGTANGGEARDFWAAAREFFSLYGYYFGKKLDYYQAGLDVAGCIPGVGEPFDALNASISAARGDWTGAGLSAASMIPVWGDAIGKGGKLGRYLAKYGDEAAAVLKSLDKANDARRAAEAARVIEKHHLLPREFADRFAKAGLNIEDYVIELERGKHRLKPDGIHTGPDNWNKRWREFFRKYPEAKREQILEFLQHLRAEFGI from the coding sequence TTGGCCCCTCGTGAGATGCTGGCCGGTGGCGTGTTGTTGACGCGGTTCTATGGGGATGGTGCCCACTTGGTTGTCAACTATGACGTGGTGGGCGAAGATGTGCAACCGTTTGAAGTGGGCATCTATTGCTCCGCCGGCACTGCGGCCAGCGAGACGTTGGTGGCCAGTGCGCGGGTAAGCAAGCCGGCAGAGCTTGCGGCCGGCACAGGCCATAGTCTTGCGATCAAGGCGACGTTCGACGATCTTGAAGACGACTACGTGCTGGTGGCCAAGATCGAGGCCGGCTCCAAACCAAGTCCCTCGGCAGGCGACGAGCCGAGCCAAGCGAAAGACTCGCGGGTGTTCGGTGGCGGGGTATTCGTGGCCCGCGATGGCACGTTGCACGTGCATGGGACGCCCGGGGACGACCAGGTGTCCGTCGCGGTGGCCGACAACGGCGGGGTGCGGGTTCGGCTGAATGATACCTGGTATTCGTACAAGCCTCACGAAGTCTCTAGCGTTCACATCCGCACCCACGCCGGGGACGACGTTGTGGCCACCAGCGCCCTGGTGAGCGTGCCTGTGTGGGTTTTCGGGGGCTCGGGCAGTGACTATGTGCTTGGAGGTAGCGGGGACGACCTTGTGGTGGGCGGGACTGGCGATAACCGTCTGTACGGCGGCCCGGGCAATGACATATTAGTCGGGGGTGAAGGGAACGATTATCTCCACGGGGGCGAGGGGGAGGACATCCTTCACGGCGGTGGGGGAGAGAATACGCTGGTGGCGGCACAGGGGGAGGACGTGGTTGGGAGTGGGGCTGGACAGCGGCTCTTGGACGCTCGCTCGGCAACGACTTTGGATGCCGTGGGGGATGCGGACGGTCTGGTTGAAGCGCTCCAGGTGGCCAGTGGCGACCATTCCGGATTCTGGTTGCCAAGCGAGACGTCCTCCGGGTCGCGCCGGTCCTCTGGCCGTTTGGTGTGGGTGGACGAGGCGCTTGCCGGGACGAGCGGTGTTGGGGTGGCGGTTGATCAACAGCAGGGTGGTCTGCCGCTGAAGCGTGAATTGCCGGTAAGCGGAGCGGCCGCGGCGGCTGCGGGCAGCCACGGAGTGGGTGTGGCTGGCGACCACATCGGCGGCGGTCCAGTGCTGAAGCGAGACACAACGGTTGAGGAAGAAGAATTCGCCCGGCTGCCGGCCACTCGGGGCGGAGTGGCACGCCCTGAGGGCGCGGCCGCAGGCAATCCGGTCGGCCGCCTGATCTCCCTCGGGTCGTTGACCGCTCCAGGAGCAGCGGTCGACCGTGACCCAGCTCGGCAGGGCAGGTCTGTGGGAACCAGCCGAAAAGAATGGGGCGGGAAGGAGTCCCGCAACTACGGGGCGGGCTTTGCCGCGGCTCAGCCGGGGTTGTCCGACCGTCACGGGTTTGGTCTCGTTACTCCGAGTGCATTTGAGCCCGCAGCAGCCGATCTACGAGCCCACACGCGGGCCGGGAGTGGCTTGATAACCCTGTCTTCTGGCACCGGGAGTGGCAGCGCGTCCGGGTCCGGCGGCAGTGGGTTCGCCTCGGGTTCGAGCTCAGCCTCGGGGGGCAGCGGTTCGGCTTCAGGCTCCGGTTCGGCCAGCGGCGGCGCCGGCTCGGCTTCCGGGGAGATCGCACAGCCGGTCTTCCAACCGCCGCGCCACGTGCTCCACACGGGCTATGTGGTCGATCCGGCCGTGCCGTTTATTCCGGCCGAAATCGGCAACTACAGCTCTACCACCGAGGAAACCACCACTACCGAGGAAACCTGGCAAGAGGGCGGTATCACCTACACGGCCACGATCGTCAAGGACTCTACGCTTTCCATCACGGCCACCTTCGGGGCGGGCAACGCTTGGACCTATGTCGAATCGCTCGTGTCCAGCTACACAGTGACCACCACTGGCAGCGACGGTTCCACCGCCTACGAGTCAGGCACCTACCAGTACACCTTCATCGCCTCGGGCACGACCGACAGTTCTGGCATCGTGGAAACCACGAGCTACACTTTCACCGCCAGCGGCTCAAGCAGTGCCAGCGGCTCAGTCACCCAGAGCTACAGTTCCGGCGCCTGGAGCGACACCACCACCTACCGCTGGAGGTGGTCGGGCGGCTTCCAGGATACCGTGAGCAACACGACAGACCTGGCCGCCGGCAGCGGTTCGGGCAGCGCCTCGGGCAGCGGCTGGGCCAGTTTCTCCTACTCGGCCAGCGGCTCCTATTTCTACACGTTTGATGGCGGCTCGGCCGGCGGCACCCTGATCGCTTCCGGGAGCGAGGGCATGTCGTATGGTTATGCGATCACGGCCGCCTCCTCCGACGGCCAATGGAGCAAGGCCGGCAATGCCACAGTCAACGAGAACGGCTCGGCCGACTACTCCCATACCGGTACCGGCTCCTATGCTGCCTCGGGCACCGGTGCGATGTCCTCGTCGGGCAGCGGCAGTGCCAGTGGCGTGCCCTTCGAGTTTGAGTGGAGTTACAACGGTTCATTGAGCGAGACGGCCATCCACACTTCTTCTTACCAAGGCACAACGCAGTTTTCCTTGGCGACCGGGGGCACCTGGCAAGCCACCGCCGGCAGCCTCACCGGGACCGGCTCGGTCACGTGGTCCTACTCGGCCGGCGGTTCCTACTCCTATCAATTCGACGGGGGCTCGGTCAGCGGGCTCTTTTCCGCCTCCGGCTCGGAGAGGTTTTCTTATCATTACTCCGTTAGTGCGAGCAACTTCAACGGCCAGTGGACCGAAAGCGGCACCGCCTCGCTCACCCAAACCGGGTCGGCAACTGCCACCTACAGCGGGTCGGGAAGCTTTGCCATGTCCGGCCAAGCCAGCGCCTCCGGTGGAGGTTCCGGCTATAGCTGGAGCTATAGCGGCACCATCTCCGAAAACGGCAGCGATCGCTCTTCGTATACCGCCACAACCCAATTGGTACTCGACGGCCAAGGCGCCTGGCAGCCCACCACGGGCAGCGCGTCGGGAAGCGGCACCAACCAATGGTCCTACACCTGGCAGGGCTCATATTCCTATGGCGGCGATGGCGTCTCCATAAGCGGCAGCTTCACTGACAGTGGCAACGACGCCTTCTCTTACGGATACAGCGTTACCGGTGACTACGCCGACGGCCAGTGGGACGAAACCGGCACGGCCACCGTCACCCTCAGCGGGCAGAACAGCTTCTCCTATTCGGAGACCGGCACCCTACCCTTGGCAGGCGAAGGCTGGAGCCTGACTGGCACCCTCTCTAGTAGCGGCAGTCAGGACAGCTCCTGGTCCTACGGACTGGACTTGGCCCTGGACACACAAGGCACTTGGCAAGCCACGAGTGGCTCCGGCGGCTCTTCGGGCCTGGGCGAGGTGCACCAGTCGTTCACCGGCAATGGCAACTACTCCTATGCTCTGGGCAACGGCACGATCAGCGGCGTTTTCAATCTCACGGTCAGCGAGCACGTGGCCCCCTATATGTTTTCCACTTCCGCCACCTATGCTGGTGGCCAGTGGAGCGAGACCGGCAATGCCACGGCCATCATCGCCGGCCAGGGCAATTCCAGCTACACCGGTACTGGCACCGTGGGCATGTCGGGAAACCAGTGGAACGCCTCGATAACCATCAGCGAAAACGGCAGCGACGGTTACCTATATCAGTACACCCTGGGCTACCTCTTGGATGACCAGGCCACCTGGACCCTTAATACCGCCAGCGGCGGCATTGATGGCAGTGGCCTGGCCAACCGGTTTTACTCGGCCGATGGCTCCTACTGGTACGATGTGGGCCTGAGCACCATTACCGGCGACTTCTCGGAGTACGCCGAAGACCACTTGGCCTACTCCTACACCACCACCGACACCGCCGCCGGCGGGGTGTGGGTCCACTCGGGCTTCGGCACCTGGAACGACCACGGCCGGGGCAACCGCTCTTTCTCGGCGAATAGTCCTTACGTCACGGCCGACGGCTACAGCGGTACCATCCACGAAAGCGGCTACGAGTCATTCAACTACAACTACATGGGGAATCCCGCGCTGGATACCGAAGGAAATTGGTATTGGGCGACTGGCAGCGGCCAGGCTAGCGGCAATGGCCACTGGACATTCAACCGCACCGGCAGCAAGCCCTACAGCCGCACCGACGGCGAAACCTATTCTGTAACCGGCACCAAGAGCGAAAACATTACCGACCAAATCTCCTATTCGTATAGCACGCTGGCGGCGGTCAACGGCCAAGGCTCCTGGGTTCTCAACGGCGGGGCCACTGCCCAGGCCGAGGGCCAAGCCACCTGGAGCTATTCGGCCAGCGGCTCATTCTCCTCCAGTTCCAGTGCCTCTGGCTACAGCACCAGCTACAATGCGACCACCAGCGAAAACGGCTCCACTGGATCGGGCTACAACTTCTCGCTCAATTTCGAGCTGGTCGATGTGAACTGGATGCCGACCACTGGGCAAGGCACGGTCACCGCCACCCGCGAAGAACATTTCTCCCACACTGGTACCCGGCAGACCGAGGAGCGGGTGAACTGGAGCAGCTTGGGTGGCGGCGGGAACCGGACCGAGTCCCGCACCCTCACGCAAGGCCAGACCAAGGACCTGACCTACCAACGGACCGACCACTACATTTGGGCCCCGGGCTCGGCGTCCGCAAGCGGTTCCGGATCGGCAAGCGGATCGGCTGCCAGCCCGTGGCGCCTGACCCAAATTGAAGAGTGGGGCAGTGGCATTGCCACACGCCAACTCGATTACGACTATAGCGGCAGCGGCAGTTCCTGGGCCCAGTGGGGCGATGCCAACGAGGGGGGCTCCGGCAGCGGCTCCTGGTACGCCGTGCGCTCCATCTACCAGGAGAGCCATTCCACCGAAAGTCTCAACCGCACGATCACCTTTAACGCCTCTGGGCAGGCCAGCAGTAGCGGCACGAACGTCCGCTCGGCCTCGGCCAGTGGGCAGGCGGACTCGTTCTACCACTCCGAGTGGGCGGATTACTGGTGGAGTGGGCCGGAGACCTGGGCCAACGGCGGGAGCTACCAGAACGCCACCTACGACGACTACACTTATCAGTACCAGTGGACGAAGACTTGGCAGGGCCAGGGGGATGGCACCGTGGCAAGTTCGGCCACCAACCACGTCACCGGCATGGAAAACGGCGCTGCTACCGGCTGGTCGTTCTGGTCTATCACTTGGGGCAGCGGCTCAGGGAGCGGTAGCGGCTCGGGTCCCGGCTCCGGGAGCGGCAGTGGCAGTGGTTCCGGAAGTGGTCCCGGCAGCGGCAGCGGTACTTCGTCCAGTACCAGTTGGAGCACAAGTTGGAACCACTCCTATGACCAGACGGTCACGTATCCCGGCTTTTATGAGTATCGCTATTACGGCCAGGACTACGGCGGCTGCGGCGAAGAGGACTACATCGCCTACATGGGCGACGCTTTCTACGATAATCCCGGCTCCGACACCGGCTTCTTCCCGTTTGCGTATAGCGAGCAGGAGTACCTGTTTGCCACACAACCGGATGGCGCGAGCTCGCAAGGCCTTAGCAGCCCACACCGCCCGCAGCGGTTGGGGTCCCCTGGGCGCACGCTCCACTCGGCTGGCCGGGCCAATGCAGTTCGCCAGGCTTTGCTGAAAGAATCTCCCCAACTGTCTTGTCGGGAAAGTAGTCAGTACTACGAGAATCAGCAGAACGCCCCATCGTTGTCCAGCGGCAGCGGGTCAGCTACGGTCCTCGGCCAAGGCACAGCCAATGGCGGGGAGGCGCGGGACTTTTGGGCTGCAGCGCGAGAGTTTTTCAGTCTTTACGGGTACTACTTCGGGAAGAAGCTTGACTATTACCAAGCGGGGCTGGATGTAGCTGGGTGCATCCCTGGCGTGGGTGAACCGTTCGACGCATTGAACGCGAGCATTTCTGCTGCTCGCGGGGACTGGACGGGGGCGGGGCTGTCCGCGGCATCGATGATTCCCGTATGGGGCGATGCCATCGGCAAGGGTGGCAAGCTTGGCCGGTACCTTGCAAAATACGGTGATGAGGCTGCGGCTGTTCTCAAAAGTCTGGACAAAGCTAACGATGCCCGCCGTGCGGCGGAGGCCGCTCGGGTCATCGAAAAGCATCACTTGCTCCCAAGGGAATTCGCGGATAGGTTTGCAAAAGCAGGGCTCAATATTGAAGACTACGTGATAGAGCTGGAGCGTGGCAAACACAGGCTAAAGCCGGACGGAATCCATACCGGACCTGACAACTGGAACAAACGCTGGCGCGAATTCTTTAGGAAATACCCGGAGGCGAAGAGAGAACAAATCCTCGAGTTTCTCCAGCATCTGCGGGCCGAGTTTGGAATTTGA
- a CDS encoding DUF3987 domain-containing protein → MTSEPITAVLNALERIGARGLMTKPNERWQFHCPAHEDRQPSLTVSRKPDGTVLLHCHAGCSTEAVLAALGLTVKDLFPNVQEIHPRAQKNTSGKKPTPGKNISEQQNANGKVYPTARDALKSYGLGKPAKWWAYRNANGDAVMVVARWNTPDGKEIRPVYKTPSGWKPGAFPPPRLLYRLPELLQAHSGTPIIVVEGEKCVDAMTELGFVATTSPNGANGAKHADWTPLAGREAWIIPDFDDAGEKYARDVTELAYQAGAKAVKIIPLDALFPQSKATFPEGIDIADVVQGFREDANAESLLADLGERIRNVAANTPPEPRPGDAPAGKILRVEAPLQEATEPTPVDDRAELAELPSSRWMPFPVETFPPTVQRVVQEIAGATNTDSAIAAAFALGTLAGAIGNSRALQLNESWLVPSILWVGVIATSGSGKSPVLDFLTKPIEEAEAQLAEHNKRRKQEYEEAMLRYEAELREWRNNRSGSPPEKPTPPPQPRLLTMDTTLEAVGVLLSQSPRGLLMARDELAEWLDCTRYKNSHADAAGWNRCYDGLPLFVDRINRERLAIPRASVSVVGGIQPAVLRQFVGNVYVSDGGTLPRMLLLAPPMRPRRWNSGVSKSVQAKWATFVESLLALQMREGENAPSPVVLTMSAEAEKLWAEWYNTMGDAIEAANLTHDFKLASFLSKLQGTAARIALVLHLARWVDGVDGDASIVSAESMRNALKIAYWWRNELSRVLEWLLTDEMRSAELAVLEWARKRGGLVTVRELYSQGPRQFRGKPEEAEAVLSKLARLGYGTLETELASQKGGRPKRVFRLAASLDAEAKPHEKAVLRGFASASSASTHKTEELSTANRNHTPPESGGTDSGQPGQPQRPEVDLDELNRRLMEVAEQDADAWVEFS, encoded by the coding sequence ATGACAAGTGAACCGATTACAGCCGTTCTCAACGCCCTGGAACGCATCGGTGCCCGCGGGCTGATGACAAAGCCAAATGAGCGTTGGCAGTTTCACTGTCCAGCCCACGAAGATAGGCAGCCGTCTTTGACTGTCTCTCGCAAGCCGGATGGGACGGTTTTGCTTCACTGTCACGCGGGATGTAGCACCGAGGCTGTTCTAGCCGCCCTTGGGTTAACCGTGAAGGACTTGTTTCCTAACGTCCAGGAAATTCACCCTAGGGCACAGAAGAACACGTCAGGAAAAAAACCCACCCCCGGAAAAAACATCAGTGAACAGCAGAACGCCAACGGGAAGGTGTATCCGACGGCCCGGGATGCACTGAAAAGCTACGGCTTGGGAAAGCCCGCGAAGTGGTGGGCATACCGGAACGCCAACGGTGACGCGGTGATGGTGGTGGCCCGCTGGAATACGCCCGACGGGAAGGAAATCCGGCCGGTATACAAAACTCCATCCGGTTGGAAGCCGGGGGCCTTTCCCCCACCGAGGCTGTTGTATCGGTTGCCCGAACTACTTCAAGCCCACTCGGGGACGCCGATTATCGTGGTGGAAGGTGAAAAGTGCGTTGACGCAATGACAGAACTTGGCTTCGTAGCAACCACGTCCCCCAACGGTGCCAACGGTGCCAAACACGCGGACTGGACCCCGCTGGCAGGCCGGGAGGCGTGGATAATCCCCGATTTTGATGACGCGGGGGAAAAATATGCCCGGGACGTTACGGAGCTGGCTTACCAGGCCGGCGCGAAGGCGGTCAAGATTATCCCACTGGATGCGTTGTTTCCGCAATCAAAGGCGACGTTTCCGGAGGGGATTGATATTGCCGATGTTGTCCAGGGGTTCCGTGAAGACGCGAACGCGGAGAGCTTGCTTGCGGATTTGGGGGAACGTATTCGCAACGTTGCGGCGAACACCCCACCCGAACCCCGCCCCGGGGACGCACCGGCCGGGAAGATATTACGCGTGGAAGCCCCCCTTCAGGAAGCGACTGAACCAACCCCAGTCGATGATAGGGCGGAATTAGCAGAATTGCCGTCAAGCCGATGGATGCCGTTTCCTGTAGAAACGTTCCCCCCAACCGTGCAACGTGTTGTTCAGGAAATCGCTGGGGCCACCAACACCGATTCAGCCATAGCAGCGGCTTTCGCACTTGGTACGTTGGCCGGTGCGATTGGAAACAGCAGGGCCTTGCAACTCAACGAGAGCTGGTTGGTACCGTCCATTCTGTGGGTTGGTGTAATCGCAACATCGGGAAGCGGGAAAAGTCCAGTGTTAGATTTTCTGACGAAACCTATCGAAGAGGCCGAGGCACAGTTGGCCGAGCACAACAAACGCCGAAAGCAGGAATACGAAGAAGCTATGCTACGGTACGAAGCGGAGTTGCGTGAATGGCGAAATAACCGTAGTGGAAGCCCACCCGAAAAGCCGACTCCGCCCCCGCAACCCCGATTACTCACCATGGATACGACACTCGAGGCCGTCGGTGTATTGCTGAGTCAGTCGCCCCGTGGACTTCTGATGGCACGCGATGAATTAGCTGAGTGGTTGGACTGCACCCGCTACAAAAACAGTCACGCCGACGCGGCAGGCTGGAACCGGTGTTATGATGGGCTTCCGTTATTCGTTGACAGAATCAACCGCGAACGGTTGGCCATCCCGCGGGCGTCCGTTTCCGTGGTGGGGGGTATCCAGCCGGCTGTCTTACGACAATTCGTGGGCAACGTTTATGTGTCCGATGGTGGTACCCTTCCGCGGATGTTGCTTCTCGCCCCGCCGATGCGTCCACGCCGCTGGAACTCGGGCGTTAGCAAAAGCGTCCAGGCCAAGTGGGCAACCTTCGTTGAGAGTTTACTGGCATTGCAAATGCGTGAGGGCGAAAACGCCCCCTCCCCGGTTGTTCTTACCATGTCGGCGGAAGCGGAAAAGCTGTGGGCTGAGTGGTACAACACAATGGGCGACGCCATCGAAGCGGCTAATCTTACTCACGATTTCAAGCTTGCGTCTTTTTTGTCCAAGTTACAGGGCACCGCCGCAAGAATCGCCCTCGTACTACACTTGGCCCGATGGGTGGATGGCGTGGATGGCGATGCTTCCATCGTCAGTGCGGAGAGCATGAGGAACGCCCTCAAAATCGCATATTGGTGGCGTAACGAATTGTCTCGCGTACTTGAGTGGTTGCTGACGGACGAGATGCGTTCGGCCGAGTTGGCGGTGCTGGAGTGGGCACGCAAGCGTGGCGGATTGGTGACAGTACGTGAGCTGTACTCCCAAGGCCCCCGGCAATTCCGGGGCAAGCCCGAAGAGGCGGAAGCGGTTCTTTCAAAGCTGGCCAGACTTGGTTACGGAACGTTAGAAACAGAACTCGCTTCCCAAAAGGGGGGAAGGCCAAAACGCGTGTTTCGGCTGGCTGCATCGCTGGATGCGGAAGCGAAACCTCACGAAAAGGCCGTTTTACGAGGTTTTGCATCCGCTTCCAGTGCTTCCACCCACAAAACGGAAGAATTGTCAACAGCCAACCGCAACCATACACCCCCCGAAAGTGGCGGGACGGATTCCGGCCAACCTGGACAACCCCAACGTCCCGAAGTGGACCTTGACGAACTGAACCGACGGCTGATGGAAGTCGCGGAACAGGACGCCGATGCGTGGGTGGAATTCTCATAA
- a CDS encoding double-CXXCG motif protein produces MPKSDVKFWHLDAPESTKRLAEWAEDMGSESAVICPLHEGHRRAGKRQPNLKIVLPGKTVDDVDDFVWTWYSECLVQDHVLELFRRAGLTGYEVKPVTAKFKRTTEPPPRLWELVVTGWAGMAPPESGIRLIEKCEGCGYLGYSGCDNPERLIDPSQWDGSDFFIVWPLPKFIFVTDRVAKLIRENGLTGVRLKDPRRLDLSGGFGPGRLSYWMPEARARELGGPLGID; encoded by the coding sequence ATGCCCAAAAGCGACGTTAAGTTTTGGCACCTTGATGCGCCCGAGTCAACCAAACGGCTTGCGGAGTGGGCAGAGGACATGGGTTCCGAGTCCGCGGTGATCTGTCCGCTTCACGAAGGGCATCGCCGGGCAGGAAAACGGCAACCGAACCTGAAGATTGTTTTACCGGGCAAGACCGTTGACGACGTGGACGACTTTGTGTGGACTTGGTATTCGGAATGTCTTGTACAAGATCACGTATTGGAGTTGTTTAGACGAGCTGGTCTCACGGGCTACGAGGTGAAACCTGTCACAGCCAAGTTCAAACGGACTACGGAACCTCCGCCGAGGTTGTGGGAGTTGGTGGTGACCGGCTGGGCGGGTATGGCGCCGCCCGAGTCGGGAATCAGGCTTATTGAGAAATGCGAAGGATGTGGATACCTGGGATACTCTGGTTGCGACAATCCGGAGCGGCTCATTGATCCTTCGCAGTGGGACGGGAGCGATTTTTTCATTGTGTGGCCTCTGCCCAAGTTCATCTTCGTCACGGACCGCGTGGCCAAGCTCATTCGCGAGAACGGGTTAACCGGAGTGAGGCTGAAAGATCCAAGAAGGTTAGACTTGTCTGGAGGCTTTGGTCCGGGCCGGTTGTCGTATTGGATGCCGGAGGCTCGGGCCCGCGAGTTGGGGGGCCCTCTGGGTATCGACTGA
- a CDS encoding carboxypeptidase-like regulatory domain-containing protein encodes MEGVVVDDAGAPVPGATVTLRPQPGQEKVAFPRSVSTDEKGCFRVSQGHAPVRCNFIVEAKNEGYRPTTIIVEGCRVHRGVRIVLMPERGEPRVTPGRTKH; translated from the coding sequence GTGGAAGGCGTGGTCGTTGACGACGCCGGCGCCCCGGTGCCTGGAGCCACCGTGACGTTGCGACCTCAGCCGGGCCAAGAGAAGGTCGCGTTTCCCCGCTCGGTGAGCACGGATGAAAAGGGATGTTTTCGCGTCTCCCAGGGCCACGCGCCGGTTCGCTGCAATTTTATTGTCGAAGCGAAGAACGAGGGATATCGGCCAACGACCATCATTGTGGAGGGGTGTAGGGTTCACCGCGGAGTTCGCATTGTGCTGATGCCCGAGCGCGGTGAGCCAAGGGTGACGCCCGGCAGAACCAAACACTGA